Proteins encoded within one genomic window of Polynucleobacter duraquae:
- a CDS encoding GGDEF domain-containing protein gives MIGRRIGPIFHVFESGRFDLLDAILSLPISGFLLLGVLGLRKLLLKADNNQLMLETLAQHDPLTNSLSRTEILYRISEEIDRSRRNKHTFALLEMDIDHFKNVNDQYGHHVGDEVLLNLVRHSQEAIRSIDTVGRISGEEFLILLPETGADGAAQIAERLREHIANTTNETSALTPIRITISIGIAIFNPDDNPRMSRSIALNELISKADLAMYQAKNEGRNRVSFWSASTPPLKMA, from the coding sequence ATGATCGGCCGAAGGATTGGTCCGATATTCCACGTCTTTGAATCTGGCCGCTTCGACTTATTGGACGCGATACTATCGCTACCAATTTCAGGATTCTTATTACTCGGCGTTCTTGGTCTAAGAAAATTGCTTCTCAAGGCTGACAACAATCAACTGATGCTCGAGACTCTTGCTCAGCACGACCCCCTCACTAATAGTTTAAGTCGTACCGAAATACTCTATCGAATCTCGGAAGAAATTGATCGATCACGGAGAAATAAGCATACTTTTGCTTTATTAGAGATGGACATTGACCACTTTAAAAATGTAAATGATCAATATGGGCATCATGTTGGCGATGAAGTCCTATTAAACCTAGTTCGGCACTCTCAAGAAGCAATTCGCTCCATCGATACAGTTGGTCGAATAAGTGGAGAAGAATTTCTGATTCTATTGCCAGAAACAGGAGCCGATGGAGCCGCTCAAATTGCTGAGCGTTTGCGTGAACACATTGCTAATACAACAAATGAAACGAGTGCTCTAACGCCAATAAGAATCACCATTAGCATTGGAATTGCCATTTTTAATCCCGACGACAATCCTCGAATGTCGCGTAGCATCGCACTCAATGAACTCATAAGTAAGGCTGACTTAGCAATGTATCAAGCAAAGAATGAAGGGCGCAATCGTGTTTCCTTTTGGAGTGCCTCTACCCCACCTTTAAAAATGGCATGA
- a CDS encoding haloacid dehalogenase type II, which yields MYKLIAFDAYGTLFDVYSMSELAEELFPGHGQALSLMWRDRQIEYTRLVTMSDPNPNGSKHYLPFWELTIRSLRYVCKRMNLNLTSEYEKQLMNQYAKLTGFEDSLSVLKSIKEKAISTAILSNGSKDMLATVVDSNGLKPYLDKVVTVEDIHLFKTAPQAYELLLKAFPIKKEEVLFVSSNAWDALAAKWFGFDVFWVNRLGHPFEEIGEKPNYEGSSLTKVLEVI from the coding sequence ATGTACAAGCTAATTGCCTTTGACGCCTATGGAACATTATTCGACGTTTACTCCATGAGTGAGTTGGCTGAAGAATTATTTCCAGGACATGGCCAGGCACTTTCTTTGATGTGGCGCGATCGTCAAATTGAATACACCCGCTTAGTGACGATGAGCGACCCCAACCCAAATGGGAGCAAGCACTATCTCCCATTTTGGGAATTAACCATTCGTTCATTGCGCTATGTTTGCAAGCGGATGAATTTGAATCTCACATCAGAATATGAAAAGCAACTAATGAATCAATATGCCAAGCTAACTGGTTTTGAAGATAGTTTGAGCGTTCTTAAGAGCATTAAAGAAAAAGCTATTTCTACGGCTATATTGTCTAACGGCAGCAAAGACATGCTCGCCACTGTAGTGGACAGTAACGGCCTGAAGCCCTATTTAGATAAAGTAGTGACAGTAGAAGACATTCATTTATTTAAAACTGCTCCGCAAGCCTATGAGCTTCTTTTAAAAGCATTTCCAATTAAAAAAGAAGAGGTTCTTTTTGTATCGAGTAATGCTTGGGATGCGCTAGCTGCCAAGTGGTTCGGTTTTGATGTATTTTGGGTCAATCGCCTAGGTCACCCCTTTGAAGAAATTGGTGAGAAACCAAATTATGAAGGTAGCTCCTTAACCAAAGTCTTGGAAGTAATTTAA
- a CDS encoding phasin family protein: MFKNQFAENQTKSVESARALGQTALENAQELAEINYQAAQQAVANAQAKAAELMKGKDAKAALDLLQSPEVQEAVAEVADYQKKVAAVLRRGNQELVEAVEAAIDQSQDGLKSFVAAATSKAPAGSEAYISAFTSAFNTAMQNFDQVRSSTQDAFANFEKNVETAMKGAQGQFSQTPKAAKSRTK, translated from the coding sequence ATGTTTAAAAATCAATTTGCAGAAAACCAAACTAAATCCGTAGAAAGTGCACGTGCACTAGGCCAAACCGCACTTGAAAATGCTCAAGAATTAGCGGAAATCAATTACCAAGCTGCACAACAGGCTGTTGCAAATGCACAAGCCAAAGCAGCTGAGCTAATGAAAGGTAAAGATGCAAAAGCAGCATTAGACCTTCTGCAAAGCCCAGAAGTACAAGAGGCTGTTGCTGAAGTTGCTGATTATCAGAAAAAAGTTGCTGCAGTATTGCGTCGCGGTAACCAAGAATTAGTTGAAGCTGTAGAGGCTGCTATCGATCAATCGCAGGATGGCCTAAAGAGCTTTGTTGCTGCCGCTACATCAAAGGCGCCTGCTGGGTCAGAGGCTTACATCAGTGCCTTTACATCCGCATTCAATACGGCAATGCAAAACTTTGATCAAGTACGTTCAAGCACTCAAGATGCTTTTGCCAACTTTGAAAAAAATGTAGAAACTGCAATGAAGGGTGCGCAGGGCCAATTTAGTCAGACTCCTAAAGCGGCAAAAAGTCGTACTAAATAA
- a CDS encoding energy transducer TonB family protein yields MRKNLLGLLFALSLSVVLHLGLFLLWTSYEGFTYLKPKVKNPDIIEVQLEEPIAKNNSDLNTSLNSDKQPASLGAPSAPTAEEWAFASKYTLKNSKGYRHSFGQQVRSMMGTAVEGPDQGQVRFSIEIAPNGTVTKVETLWKTSDKAEQLARKAMKSMPALPPTPTGKSLIFERTISFTPFATNDAPVYRDDCLPDTPAFSNPFAWDGKSSQEIKKNKPAEKLSPEALAECLKQLPQDSIDGITAEAQRQLDIWSSEKLNQRK; encoded by the coding sequence ATGAGAAAAAATCTACTCGGGCTCCTTTTTGCGCTCTCTCTATCCGTTGTCCTCCACCTAGGTCTATTTCTGCTGTGGACATCATATGAAGGTTTCACCTACTTAAAACCCAAAGTTAAAAATCCAGACATTATTGAGGTTCAGCTTGAAGAGCCTATTGCCAAAAATAATAGCGACTTAAATACCAGTCTAAATAGTGATAAACAACCAGCATCATTAGGGGCACCATCAGCCCCAACAGCAGAAGAGTGGGCTTTCGCATCCAAATATACTTTAAAAAATAGCAAAGGCTATCGTCACTCTTTTGGTCAACAAGTGAGAAGCATGATGGGGACTGCTGTTGAGGGACCAGATCAAGGGCAAGTCAGATTCAGTATTGAAATTGCTCCAAATGGTACCGTCACTAAAGTAGAAACGCTTTGGAAAACTTCCGATAAGGCGGAGCAATTAGCTAGAAAGGCAATGAAGTCTATGCCTGCTTTGCCACCCACGCCAACAGGCAAATCACTCATCTTCGAAAGAACAATTTCATTTACGCCATTTGCTACAAATGATGCGCCAGTCTATAGAGATGATTGTCTCCCCGATACACCAGCGTTTAGCAATCCATTTGCCTGGGATGGCAAATCATCCCAAGAAATCAAGAAGAACAAGCCTGCTGAAAAGCTCAGCCCCGAAGCGTTGGCTGAATGCCTAAAGCAATTACCCCAAGACTCTATTGATGGCATCACTGCTGAGGCTCAACGGCAACTAGACATATGGAGCTCGGAAAAACTTAATCAAAGAAAGTAG
- a CDS encoding sodium-dependent bicarbonate transport family permease, giving the protein MSNFLDPAILFFVFGAFAGAVKSNLEIPQPIARFLSLYLLMALGLKGGFALHKSGFTLEIGLALGLAVFLAIIIPFIGYLVLRTKLNNYDAAAVAATYGSVSAVTFITATQALDQYGIAFGGHMAAAMALMESPAIILAILLANKARASATNSKQSTGISKILHESFTDGAQLLLLGSMLVGLVSGDDGQKIMAPFSIDLFKGMLAFFLLDMGLMAAKNFEGLKGKPPITLFYAIGAPLVHASIALGLCKLLGLPLGDTVLLMVLAASASYIAVPAVLRHALPEVNPALYMGMSLGITFPFNIILGIPLYTYVAGLTY; this is encoded by the coding sequence ATGAGCAATTTCTTGGATCCAGCAATTCTATTCTTTGTTTTTGGTGCCTTTGCTGGCGCGGTGAAATCTAATCTAGAAATTCCTCAGCCCATAGCTAGATTTTTATCTTTATATCTGTTGATGGCTTTGGGGTTGAAGGGAGGCTTTGCGCTTCATAAATCAGGATTTACTCTTGAAATTGGTTTGGCGCTTGGATTGGCAGTATTTCTCGCAATCATTATTCCTTTCATTGGATATTTGGTTTTAAGAACCAAGCTGAATAACTACGATGCCGCCGCCGTTGCCGCAACTTATGGCTCTGTTAGCGCCGTTACTTTCATCACCGCAACACAAGCGCTTGACCAATATGGTATTGCTTTTGGGGGTCATATGGCGGCCGCGATGGCTTTGATGGAGTCCCCAGCAATTATTCTGGCAATCTTATTGGCGAATAAAGCAAGAGCATCAGCTACCAATTCAAAGCAGTCCACAGGAATATCAAAGATTCTTCATGAATCATTTACTGATGGCGCACAGCTTCTTTTGTTGGGCTCGATGTTAGTTGGCCTGGTAAGCGGTGATGATGGACAAAAAATAATGGCCCCATTTTCTATTGATTTGTTCAAGGGTATGCTTGCCTTTTTCCTGCTGGATATGGGCTTAATGGCTGCTAAGAACTTTGAGGGATTAAAAGGTAAACCCCCAATTACTTTGTTTTACGCAATTGGAGCCCCATTAGTTCACGCCTCTATCGCATTGGGGCTGTGTAAGTTGCTAGGCCTACCTCTAGGTGATACTGTTTTATTGATGGTGCTTGCTGCCAGCGCTTCTTACATTGCTGTGCCGGCCGTATTAAGGCACGCACTTCCCGAAGTAAATCCTGCCCTATATATGGGGATGTCATTAGGCATTACTTTCCCTTTCAACATCATCTTGGGAATTCCTCTTTATACCTATGTAGCTGGACTTACTTACTAG
- a CDS encoding HD domain-containing phosphohydrolase yields MADELSKEQLAKQSELRYRRLFETAQDGILILDFQTGVIQDANPFITNLLGFTREELIGKELWEIGAMVDKAAALTAFTVLKDKGYIRYEDLPLKRKDEKIVNVEFVSNAYGVNGDRVIQCNIRDISDRKKLEKELLEYQHSVNISMNEMVDTLANVIVARDPYTGGHQKRVANLAVAIAAEMNLPLHTIEGIRMAALVHDIGKITIPAEILTKPIALSNFEVAMLRNHVQAGYDMLKHIHFPWNIAQAVLQHHERLDGSGYPNAIKGDIVCEEARILGVADTVEAMSSDRPYRKGKGIDAALEEIAMGSDKLFDADVVNACLKVFKVDGYTFPPLI; encoded by the coding sequence ATGGCAGATGAATTAAGCAAAGAGCAGTTAGCTAAACAATCAGAGCTACGCTACAGGCGATTATTTGAGACAGCTCAAGATGGCATCTTGATCCTTGATTTTCAAACAGGAGTCATTCAAGACGCCAATCCATTCATCACTAATTTACTTGGGTTTACAAGAGAAGAGCTCATCGGTAAAGAGCTTTGGGAAATTGGCGCGATGGTAGATAAAGCCGCGGCTTTAACAGCCTTTACTGTGCTTAAAGACAAAGGCTACATACGATACGAAGACCTTCCATTAAAAAGAAAAGATGAGAAGATTGTTAATGTAGAGTTTGTCAGCAATGCTTATGGTGTTAACGGTGATCGCGTTATTCAATGTAATATTCGCGACATTTCAGATAGAAAAAAACTAGAAAAAGAATTGCTTGAGTATCAACACTCCGTCAATATTTCTATGAATGAAATGGTCGATACTCTTGCCAACGTCATTGTTGCTCGAGACCCCTATACTGGAGGACATCAAAAGCGTGTAGCAAATCTAGCTGTAGCAATTGCTGCCGAAATGAATTTACCTTTACATACTATTGAAGGTATTCGAATGGCCGCTTTAGTTCACGACATTGGCAAAATTACAATTCCCGCAGAAATTCTAACGAAGCCTATTGCCTTAAGCAACTTCGAAGTTGCCATGTTAAGAAACCATGTTCAAGCCGGTTACGACATGCTCAAACATATTCACTTTCCTTGGAATATTGCTCAAGCAGTTCTTCAGCATCATGAGCGTTTGGATGGCAGTGGCTACCCCAACGCAATTAAAGGCGATATAGTCTGTGAAGAGGCCCGAATTCTAGGTGTGGCTGATACTGTAGAGGCAATGTCATCAGATCGCCCTTACCGAAAAGGTAAGGGTATAGATGCCGCATTAGAAGAGATCGCTATGGGCAGTGACAAGCTATTTGATGCTGACGTCGTAAATGCTTGCTTAAAAGTATTTAAAGTTGATGGATATACATTTCCACCGCTAATTTAA
- a CDS encoding patatin-like phospholipase family protein, whose protein sequence is MTQSSRRNFLKTSAVGAVAITGASGIMADAAKAQSTHPKSNIQIKANEISNKLFADDGLAIPIATKPTVSKLAKGLDRTMVLGGGGEYYIAWYCGFFHGLIEAGLDMAQLPEMVVGTSAGSYMGSSLLSGEFTRLRTEFDFFGKFPEIFAKIAPLNKPNTSQMRADQINMSASDGSIETRKIIGHAALASNNKLNGNHVERLVALLTGDSKKDWSTSRMYTTGIDCYTGERIVVGQQVARKNSIPLAHGAAASSSLPGVAGPTLLGQRYVMDGGICSNPAHVDLVAGSKRALVITLTDGVTGAILTTIPHPVAQNIEDIKATGTKVKWIVAGTPKGVDLLDPKQIAGALRTGYDRSKIEAPKIKEFWA, encoded by the coding sequence ATGACGCAATCTTCACGCCGTAATTTTTTAAAAACTTCCGCTGTTGGTGCTGTAGCCATTACTGGTGCTTCTGGAATCATGGCTGATGCAGCTAAAGCGCAGTCAACGCACCCAAAGTCAAATATTCAAATTAAGGCTAATGAAATATCTAATAAATTATTTGCCGATGATGGTCTGGCAATTCCTATTGCTACTAAGCCTACAGTTTCAAAACTAGCAAAAGGACTTGACCGAACCATGGTACTCGGCGGCGGCGGAGAATATTACATTGCCTGGTATTGCGGATTCTTTCATGGCCTTATTGAGGCCGGGTTAGACATGGCCCAACTTCCTGAAATGGTGGTGGGCACCTCTGCTGGATCTTATATGGGCTCATCACTACTCTCGGGCGAATTTACTCGCCTACGAACTGAGTTTGATTTCTTTGGGAAGTTCCCCGAGATTTTTGCCAAGATTGCGCCTTTAAATAAGCCCAATACAAGTCAGATGAGAGCCGACCAAATTAATATGAGTGCATCCGATGGAAGCATAGAGACGCGCAAAATAATCGGCCATGCAGCTTTAGCATCTAACAATAAATTAAATGGCAATCACGTTGAAAGACTAGTTGCATTATTAACAGGTGATAGTAAAAAAGATTGGTCTACAAGTCGGATGTACACAACAGGTATTGATTGCTATACAGGTGAGCGCATTGTTGTAGGGCAACAAGTTGCTAGAAAAAATAGCATTCCCTTGGCGCATGGTGCAGCAGCAAGCAGCTCCTTGCCAGGGGTAGCAGGACCAACATTATTGGGCCAACGTTACGTTATGGATGGGGGAATTTGCTCAAATCCAGCCCATGTGGATTTGGTGGCTGGCTCAAAAAGAGCTCTGGTCATTACCTTGACCGATGGGGTGACGGGAGCAATTCTCACAACCATTCCACATCCCGTTGCTCAAAATATTGAAGACATTAAGGCGACCGGTACAAAAGTAAAGTGGATAGTTGCTGGCACCCCCAAGGGTGTTGACTTGCTTGACCCAAAACAAATTGCTGGTGCATTGCGTACCGGCTACGATCGATCAAAAATTGAGGCACCAAAAATAAAAGAATTCTGGGCATAG
- a CDS encoding peroxiredoxin, with protein MTNLNELPGDLPIPQDDGAADHLVGMRLPAISLETTTHSQFNLGQTKGRTVIYCYPMTGQPNVPLPDGWDQIPGARGCTPQSCSFRDHYQELRSLGADVVGLSVQSTEYQQEMADRLHLPFPVLSDADYLFQQALRLPTFVAAGMTLLKRITLIANDGVIEAVHYPIFPSDSDPAWVIDYLKNRAA; from the coding sequence ATGACAAATCTCAATGAATTACCTGGCGACTTACCTATCCCTCAAGATGATGGAGCCGCCGATCACTTAGTGGGCATGCGCTTGCCAGCCATTTCACTAGAAACAACGACCCATAGCCAATTTAATCTTGGTCAGACTAAGGGGCGTACCGTGATTTACTGTTACCCAATGACAGGTCAGCCCAACGTTCCATTGCCAGATGGATGGGACCAAATTCCGGGAGCAAGGGGATGTACCCCACAAAGCTGCTCATTTAGGGATCACTATCAAGAGCTTCGGTCACTTGGTGCCGATGTTGTAGGGCTGAGTGTGCAATCTACTGAATATCAGCAAGAAATGGCAGATCGTTTGCATTTGCCATTCCCCGTGCTAAGTGATGCAGATTATCTATTTCAGCAAGCTTTGCGCTTGCCCACCTTTGTTGCTGCTGGAATGACCTTATTAAAGCGCATCACCCTGATCGCAAATGATGGTGTGATCGAGGCTGTTCACTACCCCATTTTTCCAAGCGACAGCGATCCGGCTTGGGTGATTGACTATTTAAAAAATAGAGCTGCTTAA
- a CDS encoding glycosyltransferase: protein MGFSFWYSQPWFSDLSNEVGTVPAYFIITFIAIIPGFMNAFVAMALLLDRRPKVIVDQHYPPVTILIAAYNEENSIASTLSGIFLQDYPADIRIIVINDGSSDKTVDSVRALQSAHSNLELIDLGRNGGKASALNHGLAKCTTDIIISIDADSYILKDGVRHLVGRYLSDPINTKAVAGEILIRNSRENWITKAQEWDYFLGIATIKRIQSLFQGTLVAQGAFSLYDRKTVVELGGWPEMVGEDIVLTWRILAAGHRVGHAEDALAFTDCPDTLKKFVNQRRRWSRGLVEAFKDNPMILFKPRYSTFYIWWNTMFPLMDIAFTFGFIPGLILACFGIFWIAGPMTLSLLPMAFLLNWQMYLKGKAMFNAEHLTVRANILGFLSYVFAYGFILQPACVYGYFSELFNLRKSWGTK, encoded by the coding sequence ATGGGGTTTTCTTTTTGGTATTCCCAGCCTTGGTTTTCAGATCTAAGCAATGAAGTAGGAACAGTTCCTGCCTATTTCATCATTACCTTTATTGCCATCATTCCAGGCTTTATGAATGCCTTTGTGGCGATGGCGCTACTACTCGATCGTCGCCCTAAAGTCATTGTTGATCAACACTACCCACCAGTCACAATATTAATCGCCGCCTATAACGAAGAGAATTCAATAGCCTCAACCCTGTCAGGAATTTTTCTACAGGACTACCCAGCAGATATTCGCATCATTGTGATTAATGATGGCTCGAGCGATAAGACGGTTGATTCTGTTAGGGCTTTACAGTCGGCCCATTCAAATCTAGAGCTCATTGATTTAGGGCGTAACGGCGGTAAGGCATCAGCTCTAAACCATGGCTTAGCAAAATGTACGACTGACATCATTATTTCAATTGATGCTGATAGCTATATATTGAAAGACGGGGTACGCCATTTAGTGGGACGATATCTCTCTGATCCAATCAATACCAAAGCAGTTGCTGGTGAAATTCTCATTCGAAATTCACGAGAGAACTGGATCACCAAGGCGCAGGAGTGGGATTACTTTTTAGGAATTGCCACCATTAAGCGCATTCAGTCTTTATTTCAAGGCACTTTGGTGGCACAAGGCGCATTCTCTCTGTATGACCGCAAGACAGTAGTGGAGCTGGGTGGGTGGCCAGAGATGGTCGGTGAAGATATCGTGCTGACTTGGAGAATTTTGGCGGCAGGTCATAGAGTTGGTCATGCCGAAGATGCCTTGGCATTTACCGACTGCCCTGACACATTAAAAAAATTTGTTAATCAAAGAAGACGTTGGTCTCGCGGCTTAGTTGAGGCATTTAAAGATAATCCGATGATCCTGTTTAAACCCCGGTACTCCACTTTTTATATTTGGTGGAATACGATGTTTCCATTGATGGACATTGCCTTTACCTTTGGATTCATACCAGGACTGATCCTAGCTTGCTTTGGTATATTTTGGATAGCAGGCCCCATGACGCTATCACTATTGCCAATGGCTTTTTTGCTCAATTGGCAAATGTATTTAAAAGGCAAGGCGATGTTCAATGCTGAGCATTTAACAGTTCGGGCAAATATCTTGGGATTCTTGTCCTATGTATTTGCTTACGGATTTATTCTCCAGCCTGCCTGTGTGTATGGATATTTTTCTGAGCTATTTAATCTTCGCAAATCATGGGGCACTAAATGA
- a CDS encoding SRPBCC family protein codes for MKQLLYFFLIASFGIALAQESSSAYDLKVAVTRAGDRFQVNASYEVPITICEAFVFITDYEGAKNLPGVVDSKVLSRSGNKVKVARSLEERILFIPFEMRSELEYVEIPNRALLFEQLSGDTKYYKGSWRLFSEKDFTAFKYDAQIEPNSLVPSVVIEFFIKNILRRQFESMAEAALLKRSVPPKTCR; via the coding sequence ATGAAGCAGCTCCTTTACTTTTTTCTGATTGCATCGTTCGGCATTGCTTTGGCGCAAGAGTCATCCAGTGCATATGACTTAAAAGTAGCGGTCACGAGAGCCGGCGATCGCTTTCAGGTAAATGCAAGCTATGAGGTTCCGATCACTATATGTGAAGCTTTTGTTTTTATTACTGACTATGAGGGCGCTAAAAATCTACCCGGAGTAGTCGACTCAAAAGTGCTTTCTAGATCTGGCAACAAGGTGAAGGTCGCTCGTTCGCTTGAGGAAAGAATTCTATTCATTCCATTTGAGATGCGTTCTGAGTTGGAGTATGTAGAGATCCCTAACAGAGCATTACTTTTTGAGCAATTAAGTGGAGATACAAAGTATTACAAGGGAAGTTGGCGGTTATTTTCTGAAAAGGATTTCACTGCCTTTAAGTACGACGCCCAAATTGAACCAAATTCTTTAGTGCCATCAGTAGTGATTGAATTCTTCATTAAAAATATATTACGTCGACAGTTTGAGTCAATGGCCGAGGCCGCATTACTTAAGAGGTCAGTGCCGCCAAAGACTTGTAGATAG
- a CDS encoding cupredoxin domain-containing protein has product MNFPLSHIASLCKYTGISFTAGAITHGFFSEERAFLTAVFGVVIYLVGGTLEKIANPDKDHSWTDVLAIGIVASIGLGFFTGGLQHFPDSPGRSSWVVPVGFAMSLLAMYLMEGKGKIKVKAVLIYGGISLALVIAASLYSLSYFNEHGGDGHGHSHGHGTPAPVITQAMKEVRIEVDDTMRFSPAIWEAQAGEPIRIILVNKGKLDHELVIGTEKEIITHAKEMASPGAKGHHHTNEIAAKPGQQSELVWTFKKPGQYAMACFEPGHYEAGMKGVINVVAKKH; this is encoded by the coding sequence ATGAACTTTCCACTCAGCCACATCGCCTCTCTTTGTAAATATACGGGAATTAGCTTTACTGCTGGCGCCATTACCCATGGATTTTTCAGTGAAGAACGAGCATTCTTGACTGCCGTATTCGGAGTCGTGATTTATCTCGTTGGGGGCACATTAGAAAAAATTGCCAACCCTGATAAAGATCACAGCTGGACCGATGTTCTGGCCATTGGTATTGTTGCCTCAATCGGTTTGGGTTTCTTTACTGGAGGGCTCCAGCATTTCCCAGACTCCCCCGGTAGAAGCTCATGGGTCGTGCCTGTCGGATTTGCCATGTCTTTGTTGGCCATGTATCTAATGGAAGGCAAGGGCAAAATAAAAGTTAAGGCAGTACTGATTTATGGGGGCATTAGCCTAGCCCTTGTTATTGCCGCATCTTTATATTCCCTTTCCTACTTTAATGAGCATGGTGGGGACGGCCATGGCCACAGTCATGGACATGGAACACCAGCACCAGTGATTACCCAAGCAATGAAAGAAGTTCGTATTGAGGTTGATGACACGATGCGTTTTTCCCCAGCAATATGGGAAGCACAAGCGGGTGAGCCCATTCGCATTATTTTGGTTAATAAGGGCAAGTTAGACCATGAGCTGGTAATTGGAACTGAAAAAGAAATCATTACTCACGCTAAAGAGATGGCAAGTCCTGGAGCTAAGGGGCATCATCATACGAATGAAATCGCTGCAAAACCAGGACAACAATCGGAATTGGTTTGGACTTTTAAAAAGCCCGGGCAATATGCCATGGCATGCTTTGAGCCCGGGCACTATGAAGCTGGAATGAAGGGCGTCATCAATGTAGTGGCAAAAAAGCACTAG
- a CDS encoding serine aminopeptidase domain-containing protein, with product MKIIICLISLFMPAFVYGQLLEVPQTGETPTKTFLIETAKPKAVVLLFIGGDGVLDLKSDGSTTKQNPLNRSAGLWQQYGINSVLVDSPYDLGDARRGNVRGKSEHLARVESVVKYYRNKFNVPVWIFGHSMGTVTAVQFANQNEKSGAVAGIIIAGTHIGETLGNNFSKPVMAIHHKKEACAATPISASESIIKGRSKETKSELVMIDGGEDVGLPCMGLAYHGFNKVEDQMVSAAAKFILAN from the coding sequence ATGAAAATAATCATTTGTCTGATATCACTTTTTATGCCGGCTTTTGTCTATGGACAGTTGCTAGAGGTTCCACAGACTGGTGAGACACCTACAAAAACATTTCTAATTGAGACTGCCAAGCCAAAAGCAGTTGTTCTTCTATTCATTGGTGGCGATGGGGTATTAGATTTAAAGTCTGACGGGTCAACCACCAAGCAAAATCCGCTAAATCGTTCGGCAGGATTATGGCAGCAGTATGGAATTAATTCAGTATTGGTGGATTCGCCCTATGATTTGGGTGACGCAAGGCGCGGGAATGTACGCGGCAAATCTGAACACCTAGCACGAGTTGAAAGTGTCGTTAAATATTACAGAAATAAATTCAATGTACCCGTCTGGATTTTTGGACACAGCATGGGAACGGTAACAGCAGTTCAATTTGCCAATCAGAATGAGAAGTCTGGAGCAGTAGCTGGGATCATCATTGCCGGGACACATATTGGGGAAACTTTAGGCAATAACTTTAGTAAGCCGGTAATGGCAATCCACCATAAAAAAGAAGCGTGTGCCGCTACACCAATAAGCGCATCAGAATCAATTATTAAGGGGCGAAGTAAAGAAACTAAATCAGAATTAGTCATGATTGATGGGGGAGAAGACGTAGGCTTGCCATGTATGGGATTGGCATACCATGGGTTCAATAAGGTAGAAGATCAAATGGTAAGTGCTGCCGCTAAATTTATTTTGGCAAATTAG